The Lycium ferocissimum isolate CSIRO_LF1 chromosome 1, AGI_CSIRO_Lferr_CH_V1, whole genome shotgun sequence genome includes a region encoding these proteins:
- the LOC132038674 gene encoding plasmodesmata-located protein 2-like: MGLPKKPFCCIFSVFLVILAIFKLIAPVESASGDTTLVYKGCAKQALSDPSGVYSQALSTLFGSLVSQSSKSKFYKTTTGTGGSTITGLFQCIGDLSNVDCYKCVNGLPILIDKLCGNPTPVAARIQLLGCYMLYEVSGFPQISGMEMLYKTCSGKNNPGSGFEEKRDTAFSTLENGMASASNGFYTANYESIFVLGQCEGDVGNSDCAECVKNAVQKAQVECGSSVSGQIFLHKCFVSFNYYPNGAPKKPSASSNWYPSASAGQDTGKTVAIILGGAAGVAFLVICMLFARNQMKKHDDY, translated from the exons ATGGGGTTGCCCAAGAAACCATTTTGTTGCATTTTCTCTGTTTTCTTGGTCATTCTTGCAATTTTCAAACTAATAGCACCAGTTGAATCTGCATCTGGTGACACTACTTTAGTGTACAAAGGTTGTGCAAAACAGGCATTATCAGATCCATCTGGTGTTTACTCACAAGCCCTTTCAACTCTTTTTGGCTCACTTGTTTCACAATCTTCAAAGTCTAAGTTTTACAAAACTACTACAGGTACCGGGGGGTCCACAATAACAGGTCTTTTTCAATGTATAGGTGACCTTTCAAATGTTGATTGTTATAAATGTGTGAATGGTTTACCTATACTAATAGACAAACTATGTGGCAACCCTACTCCTGTTGCTGCACGAATTCAACTTTTAGGATGTTACATGTTATATGAGGTATCTGGTTTTCCTCAAATATCAGGTATGGAAATGTTGTACAAGACTTGTAGTGGGAAAAATAATCCAGGTAGTGGATTTGAAGAGAAGAGGGATACTGCTTTTTCCACATTGGAAAATGGCATGGCTAGTGCTAGTAATGGATTTTACACAGCAAATTATGAGTCTATTTTTGTTTTGGGACAATGTGAAGGAGATGTGGGAAATTCTGATTGTGCTGAGTGTGTTAAAAATGCTGTCCAAAAAGCTCAAGTTGAATGTGGTAGCTCAGTTTCTGGCCAAATTTTCCTACACAAGTGCTTTGTCAGTTTTAATTATTATCCAAATGGGGCTCCCAAAAAACCATCAGCATCTTCAAATTGGTATCCATCTGCTTCAGCAG GCCAAGACACAGGGAAGACAGTGGCTATAATACTAGGAGGAGCAGCAGGAGTTGCTTTTCTAGTCATTTGCATGCTGTTTGCACGGAACCAAATGAAGAAACATGATG ATTATTGA